The Halovulum dunhuangense genome includes the window GATCAGCGCCACGGGCAGCGCGAAGGTCGAGTAGAAGACGTCAATCGCGCCCCGCGTCAGCCAGGGGTCGAAGCGCCATTTCTGAAGCGCGCCGAACACCGCATGGGCCATGGCCGAGATCAGCGCCAGAACCATGGCCAGCCGCGCCCCCTCCGGCGTGCCGGAAAGGGCGACGATCATTTCCCCCATGCGGCGGCCCCCCGGCTCAGCGCGAAAGCCCGGTCAGCGCGGCGGCGAAATCCTCCGGATCGAAGGGGGCAAGATCGTCGATCTGCTCGCCCACCCCGATGGCGTGGATCGGCAGCCCGAAACGGTCGGCCAGCGCCACCAGCACGCCGCCCTTCGCGGTCCCGTCAAGCTTGGTCATCACCAGCCCCGTCACGTCGGCCACCTCGCGGAAGATGCGCACCTGCTCGAGCGCGTTCTGCCCGGTGGTCGCATCCAGCACCAGAAGCGTGTTGTGCGGCGCCTCCGGATCGCGCTTGCGGATCACGCGCACGATCTTGGCCAGCTCCTCCATCAGGTCCTTGCGGTTCTGCAGCCGCCCGGCGGTGTCGATCAGCAGCAGGTCCGCCCCCTCGGCCTCGGCCCGCGCCATCGCGTCATAGGCCAGACTCGCCGGATCCGAGCCCTGCGCCGCCGTCATCACCGGCACGCCGGCGCGGCTGCCCCAGATCTGCAACTGCTCGACCGCCGCCGCGCGGAAAGTGTCGCCGGCCGCGATCACCACCGATTTTCCCGCCGCGCGAAACTGGCTCGCAAGCTTGCCGATGGTGGTGGTCTTGCCCGAGCCGTTCACGCCCACGACCAGCACCACCTGCGGCTTTTTCGGATAGATCGGCAGGGGCCGCGCCACCGGCTCCAGGATCGCCGCGATCTCGGCGGCCAGAAGCCGCTTGATCTCGTCCACGCCCAGCCGCCGCCCGAACCGGCCCTCGGCCATGTTCGAAGCCACCTTCAGCGCCGTCTCC containing:
- the ftsY gene encoding signal recognition particle-docking protein FtsY, which produces MAFFGKLRERLFKSSSKLGEGLEAVVEEAPAAAGAEAEKPGLLGRLAGKTAEPQRLLDDAMLESLEEVLIQSDMGVETALKVASNMAEGRFGRRLGVDEIKRLLAAEIAAILEPVARPLPIYPKKPQVVLVVGVNGSGKTTTIGKLASQFRAAGKSVVIAAGDTFRAAAVEQLQIWGSRAGVPVMTAAQGSDPASLAYDAMARAEAEGADLLLIDTAGRLQNRKDLMEELAKIVRVIRKRDPEAPHNTLLVLDATTGQNALEQVRIFREVADVTGLVMTKLDGTAKGGVLVALADRFGLPIHAIGVGEQIDDLAPFDPEDFAAALTGLSR